TTGATTTACTTATAAAGTTATTTACAATATTATCTATATTTGGAACAGGACGATAAGTTAAAAATACAGGTCCGGTTTGTGCCTCAGTAAAAAGAATATGATTTGTTCTATCATCTTCTTTATCTTTTCTGGTTTTTTCATGCTTTTTAATAACATTATTATCATAATCTTCAACTGAAAAAGTAGCTGCAAGACCTACCTGAGAGTGATTCCCCATAATTAAACGATAAACATAGATACATGGTTTTTCTTCAACAATTAAAGGGGCTTCATTTTTTAATCGTTCTAAATTTTCTTTTGCTTTTTTATATACATCTTCAGAATAAACATTTTCGACTTCTGGCATTTCTATTTCTGCACGTGTAACTCTAAGGAAACTCAAAGGATTCCCTTTAGCTAAATTTGATGCTTCTTCTCTGCTTACAACATCATAAGGAACACTTGCTACAAGATGAGCTACTTTTTCGTTTGGTCTTAATGCTTTAAAGGGACGAATAATTGCCATATTAACTCCAAAAAGGTAAATTTTAAAATGCAAAATAGCATATAAAGGTATTATTGTAAAACAGAAAAGAAATATTTAAGGAATATTTTATAATTATAAATTATTATTAATATTTATACATATTTAATCAGGTATGATTTTGTGATATAGTTAAGCCCAACTTTTTCAACAAACTACCCATAATTTTTTGTTCTTCCTGTGTAAGAACCGACATTAATTGAGTAATATATTCAGCATGAGAGTAAAATACTTTATCAAATAATTCTTTCCCTTCTTTTGTTAATTGTACAATAATTGCTCGTCTATCTTCTTTACTATGAACTCTTTCTATTAAACCCATTTTTTCTACATTATCAAGAACAAGAGTCATATTACCACCAGTTACAAGCATTTTTTTACAAATCTCCCCTACCTTTAGTGGTCCAAGATGACCCAGTACTTCAATTACTGCAAATTGTGGTTGAGTTAATCCATAGGTTCTTATGTTTTCTGCAATTTTTCTATTAAAAGATGCATATGCTCTTGCTAATTTAATCCACGTATTAAGTGCAAGATCTATTTTTTTACCATATCGTTTTTTCATAGTTCAGACCCAATTAAAAAATAAATTTACTTAAAATATACTAATCCAAAATAATATTAAATATCAGTGCGTGCAATTATAATACTGGCATTATTTATGAACTAATGTACCATCTTCTTTTGTTTTATAAAATGAAATTTCTTTTAAGTTCTATTTGTGATTAATTATATTTAGTTATAAATTATTACTAAAGATTAGAGGTAATATTGGAAACAAAGGTTAAATATTTTACTCCAGAAGAAGCAAAAAAATCTCTTCCTCTTGTAAAAAGAATAGTAAGAGATATTTTAAATACAGCTTATGAAATTCGGATGATAACTTATTTCAATGGTGGAAAATATGAAGGTAATTTGCAGATAGAAATTTTAAAAGAAAAAATTAATAACTACATAAAAGAACTTGAAGAAATTGGTTGTACATTTAAAGATTGGGATTTTGAAATAGGACTGGTTGATTTCCCCTCAATTATTAATGGAGAAGAAGTTTACCTTTGCTGGCGTAGTGACGAGGATGATATTAAATTTTATCATGGCATAAACGAAGGCTACACAGGTAGAAAACCCATCCCTGAAGATTACCTATAATTTCAGATTACTTCTGAAATTCTTATCAAAAAATATTTATTACAATAAACTACTCTTGAGATTCTTCAATTCTATAGGAATGAGTTATTTGAACTGCTTTTTGAAGCATTGCAGTTACACTACAATAAGTTTTTTGAGATAACTCAATTGCTCTTTCAACTGCATCTACAGGAATATTCTTACCATAAAAAACATATTCAAGATGTATTTTAGTAAAAACCTGAGGATGTGTTTCCTGTACTTCTGCAGAAATATTCATTTGAAAACCATCTAATTTCACTTTCTTTTTTTGAAGTATAACTGCAACATCACTCCCTGTACATCCACCCAATGCAATTAACAATAATTCTTTTGGTCTTATTGCCGCATTACTACCACCAAATTGTTCTGGTCCATCCATTACTACCCAATGATTTGAATCTGTTTTACCAATAAATGTTACACCCTGTATATGTTTTACAATTGCATTTTTAGTAGCCATTAAAATTCTCCATAACTTTATTTTTTAATTAATATGATGATAATTATCTTCTAAAGATTCAAAAAAATAATTATCCCATGCCAGTTATATTCTTCACTGGTTCATTAATAATTCATTAACAAAATGTTTTAATAAGGAACTATTTTTTAATGAGATATAAAATTAGAGAAATTATAATGCTCAAAATTATTGATGTAACTATGGGGAAATAAAAAGTAAAATTTTTCCCTTTAATTATTATATCACCTGGTAATCTGCCAACGAATGGAATCTTTCCCCATAGAATCATAAATAATCCTAATAAGATAATTAAAGCACCACCAAATATTAACAGTTTACCAAGTGTTTGAAATTCATTCATATTGTTGCTATTAATTTTTATCCATTTTCTCCTGCAATACGAGCAATTTGTAAAAGATAAAATCTTAGTAACTCCTGATTTTTCGTGCTTAATGGTTGATCTTCAATTTTGATAATAGATTCAACTTCTTTTAGTGCACGAATTATATTAATTGGTACTTCTGTTAAACCTTGAGATATTATTGAAAGATATTCAAAAGCAGCTGTTAAAAATTGCTGCATATTATCATCAAATGATGCTTTAGTTAGTAACTTGGGAGATATTTTTATCTTCTGTGGATTAAACAATATTTCTTTTACAGGAACATTTGCCTGAAGTGAATTCAATGCTATAGCTAATTCAACAAAACTCTCTACTCTCTGGTAGATTGGCTCTTCAAGAAATTCCCATATTTTTGCTCTCCACTCTGAAATTTTTACTGGAATTAGAAGTAATCTTTCGACTTCTTTTACCCATTTAGCATCAACTTTTCCACTTATTTGACTCAATAATTTTTCAATATCTGTATTAAAAAGTTCTGGTTGTAATAATACTGCTACATCAGGTCTGAGTGTTGGTAGTAAATCAGGAATAAATTTATTTTCATCAAAAAACTCTGTAACATTCAAACCATGTCTTCTTAACAATTCTTTCTGGAAAAAGTATAAATATTTATTGAGAGAATCCATATCTTCTCTTAAAGCAATAAGTGCACTATTACCCGCTGGAAAAGCTTTTTCGAGTTTGTTAAGATAAATTAAATCGATATCCTGATAGATTCTTAATGTATGAAGAATTTCATAAACTGGTAAATTTGGAAGAATTCTATCTGAAATTAAAGATTCAGTTTCTCCTTCTGGAAATTCTTTTTGAGAAAAATTATTTAATGCTCGGAATAATCCTGTTGTTAATTGATTAATCCCGAGTATCATTGTTTGAGATTGATTATGAGCTATTGCTCTTAATAAACTTCCATAGCGACTTAATGGAATTGTACCAGCAATTCTTTCAAGTATTTTTTGACCAATTAATTCTCCAGCATTTTGTCCTGGTCTTACTGTTGGTCTATCTCTTAAAGCAGGAATTGTTCTTCCAATAAAATAAGAAATAATATGAATGCCAACTACATCTTCTTCTCTACCATATAAAATTTGTCTAAAGTTCTCGGTATAAATATTAAGAAATACATCATAAATAGAATCTTTTTTCCCGATTGTTAATCTTTCTAATTCCTGTAAACCCCTTGTTTTGTATTGTAATCTGGTTTCTGAGAGTGGTTCACCAGCTCTTAAAATTTCTTCTCTATAAAATTTCTGAGTTTCTTTTACGTGATAAATTAACTGAGCAAAATTATGTACTGGAAGATATCGTACTTTTTCTGATATATTACTTTGAAATGTTAATAAATCCTTACAGGAGTAAACACCCATTAATGGAGTCGAAGCATACTCAGTACTTCTTTTGGTTGATGCTTCAAGATATTTTGAAAATCTTTTATTAGCATCTTCAGATTCAACAAATAATGGTTTTCCTACTTCCTGTGAATAATATCCACCCTGTCTTTGCATTGGTTCACCACTTCCCATTTTCATTCTAACTTTACCTATCAAGTTGTGAGAAGCAAGCCATTTCATCAGTTCAAATTTTGCTGTTTTGTAGAGATACATACTGTTTGGTTGTCCAACCTGTTGACTTAGATCTGAACCAGCAACAAAGATTTCAGTAATAATTTCTGCAAAACGT
This region of Rosettibacter firmus genomic DNA includes:
- a CDS encoding MarR family winged helix-turn-helix transcriptional regulator, coding for MKKRYGKKIDLALNTWIKLARAYASFNRKIAENIRTYGLTQPQFAVIEVLGHLGPLKVGEICKKMLVTGGNMTLVLDNVEKMGLIERVHSKEDRRAIIVQLTKEGKELFDKVFYSHAEYITQLMSVLTQEEQKIMGSLLKKLGLTISQNHT
- a CDS encoding DUF2203 domain-containing protein is translated as METKVKYFTPEEAKKSLPLVKRIVRDILNTAYEIRMITYFNGGKYEGNLQIEILKEKINNYIKELEEIGCTFKDWDFEIGLVDFPSIINGEEVYLCWRSDEDDIKFYHGINEGYTGRKPIPEDYL
- a CDS encoding OsmC family protein; protein product: MATKNAIVKHIQGVTFIGKTDSNHWVVMDGPEQFGGSNAAIRPKELLLIALGGCTGSDVAVILQKKKVKLDGFQMNISAEVQETHPQVFTKIHLEYVFYGKNIPVDAVERAIELSQKTYCSVTAMLQKAVQITHSYRIEESQE
- a CDS encoding DUF2905 domain-containing protein: MNEFQTLGKLLIFGGALIILLGLFMILWGKIPFVGRLPGDIIIKGKNFTFYFPIVTSIILSIIISLILYLIKK